The region CGCGCCTACGCCCCGTGGTGGCAGCGGGCGGCGGACCTCGCGATGCTGGTCTCGATCGCGCTGATCGAGGGCTTTCGCCTGTTCACGGTCGTCTCCAACGCCCATGCGACGCTGGTGGCGCGGGATCCGGTGCCGGTGGTGGCCGAGCCGGGGACGCGGGTGGCGTTCCTGACCAGCTTCGTGCCCGGCAAGGAGCCGATCGCGATGGTCCGGGCCACGCTGGAGGGGGCGGTGCGGATCCGGCACACCGGGCCGCTGGACGTATGGCTGCTGGACGAGGGGGACGACGAGGAGGTCAAGGCGCTGTGCGCACGGCTGGGCGTACGGCACTTCTCCCGTAAGGGCATCGAGAAGTGGAATCAGCCGAAGGGCACTTTCCGGGCGAGGACCAAGCACGGGAATTACAACGCCTGGCTGGACGCCCATGGCGACGCATACGAATTCATGGCGTGTGTGGATACCGACCATGTGCCGCTGCCCAACTTCCTGGAGCGCATGCTGGGTTACTTCCGGGATCCGGATATCGCCTTTGTTGTCGGCCCGCAGGTCTACGGGAATTACGACACCCCGGTCACCAAGGCCGCCGAAAGCCAGCAGTTCCTTTTCCACGCACTGATCCAGCGGGCGGGAAACGCCTATGGCGGCCCGATGTTCGTGGGCACCAACAACGCGGTGCGGATCAGCGCGCTGCGCTCGATCGGCGGGCTGTACGACTCGATCACCGAGGACATGGCCACCGGCTTCGAGCTGCACCGCCACCGCAACCCCGCCACGCGCAAGAAGTGGCGCTCGGTCTACACCCCCGATGTGCTCGCGGTCGGCGAGGGGCCGAGCACCTGGACGGACTTCTTCACCCAGCAGATGCGGTGGAGCCGCGGCACCTACGAGACCGTGCTCAAGCAGTTCTGGAAGGGCCCGTTCACCCTGTCGCCGGGCAAGCTGCTCAACTACTCGCTGATGATCGCGTACTACCCGATGACCGCGCTCAACTGGATCCTCTCCGCGCTGTCGTGTGCGCTGTTCCTGGTGCTGGGCGCGGCCGGGATCCACATCCCCGCCGAGATGTGGATGATGCTCTACAGCGACGCGGCGATGCTGCAGATCGGGCTGTACGTCTGGAACCGGCGGCACAACGTCTCCCCGCATGAGCCGGAGGGCTCCGGCGGGCTGGCCGGGATGCTGCTCTCGGCGCTGTCCGCCCCGATCTACGCCAAGTCGCTGTGCGACGCGGCGCTGCGCCGCACCAGCCGGTTCGTGGTCACGCCCAAGGGCGACTCGTCCAGCCCGGACCGGCTCTCCACGTTCCGTATCCATCTGCTGTGGGCGGGGGTGTTCGGCTCCTCTCTGGTCTCCTCGTTCTTCCTGGGGCACGCCCATCCGGTGATGCGGACCTGGGCGGTGCTCGCCCTCGCGCTGTGTCTGGCGCCGGTGGCGATCTGGTCGGTGGGGCTGCTGCGCCGCGGCCGGAAGCGCCCGGCGCGCGGAACGGTGCCGACGGCGCGCGACGCTGCCAGCCCCTGTGCGGTCCCGAAGGCGAAGAACAAGAAGAGCAAGAGCAAGAGCAAGAACGAGGACAAGGAAACGGCGCCGGTCTGCGCGCTGTGACCGGCGGCTGTACGGCAGGACGGCTGGGCGGCTAGTGGCGGCGGGGGGCGTTGCGGGCCAGGCCGAGCGCGTACTCGGTCCACCAGTGGCCCGCCGGAGGGCCGCCGTTGCAGGTTCCGTCCGACTCTCCGGGCCGTTTGATCCACAGATAGGCGTCCACGAGGGAGTCCCCGGTGCTGGTGCTGGGCCGCTTGCCCAGCGCCCGCCCCGGCGGGTTGCACCAGGAGTCCCGGGCCCGGATACCGTGCCGGGCCGCGCCGCGGAGCCGCAGCGGGCCGTTGCCGTTCCGGCTGGTGTCGATGACGAAGTGGGTGCCGTCGAGGGCGGCGGAGAGCCGGTGGCCGTACGCCTTGGTGCGCCGGGTCGGCTGGAAGTTGGAGACGTTCAGCGCGAAGCCGTCCGCCTGCTCGATGCCACCCTCGCGCAGCGACCGCACCAGCCGGTAGGGATTCTTGATCCAGCCCGGGTTCCCGGCGTCCACGTACACCCGCACATGGGGCAGGGCGGCGAACATGGCGACCGCGTCGCGGAGCATCGCCAGCCGGGCGGTGCGCTGCCTGGCCGGTACGCAGCCGTCGACGAGCTGGGCCACCGCGTCGGGTTCCAGGACGACGATCGCCTTGCGGTCGCCGATGCCCAGGGTGATCTGCTCGATCCAACGCCGGTACGCATGGGCGCTCCGCGCTCCGCCCGCCGAGTACCGCCCGCAGTCGCGGTACGGGATGTGATAGGCGACCAGGACCGGGGTGGACCCGGTCCGCGCCGCGGATTCGGTGATGAAGCGGACCCGTTCCCGGGGCGGCGCGGGGCCGAGCCACTCCGCGACCGGCTGCTGAGCGATCTGCCGGATGAGTGCGGCGTCGCGGTTCTTTCCCTCGTCCTGCCGCTCACGGACCTGCCGGGCGGCCGGGCTGTCCGGGTTCACCCAGAGTCCGCCCCGCCGCAGCGGGGCGTCGAACATGCGGCAGCCGCTCAGCGGAAGCATCGCCACGGCACATAGGGCGGCATGCGCCGCAAGCCGCATAACGGTCTTTGTTGCACCTTTCTCGCGCATGCGACGCATCATGACACCGGGTGTCATGGGTTCAGCGGACGTGGCGCTCGTGGCCACTGGTTCAGCGGATGCGGCGCGTGGCTATTGGTCCAGCGGTACGCGGCGCTCGTGGTCGCTGGTTCAGCGGATCCGGCGCGTGGCTATTGGTCCAGCGGTACGCGGCGCTCGTGGCCACTGGTTCAGCGGACGCGGCGCTCGTGGTCGCTGGTGCGGCGGACGTGGGAGCGTCGCCACTGGTTCAGCGGACGTGGCGCTCGTGGTCTCCGATGTCGCGCCCCGCGTCCCGGTGGCCGTCCGCGGCGTCCTCGTCCGGCCGCCACAGCGGATGCTGACGGGCCGCCCACGCCCGCTCGACCCTGCCCGTGCGCATCCCGCGCCGGGCCTCCGGATCGGCGAACGCCTTGCCGATATGGCCGATCAGGACGAGGCCGATGGCCAGCGCCAGCCAGTCGTGGACGAAGGTGGCGCTGGTACGCCACACCAGCGGGGCCAGACCGGTGAACCACATCAGCAGCCCGGTGCCCGCCATCACCATCACCGCGCCCGCGATATACCCCGCGTACAGCTTCTGCCCGGCGTTGAACTTCCCCGCCGGGCGCTCCTGTCGCCGGCGGTCGCGGCGCAGCGCCGCGCGCAGCCAGCGGCGGTCGTG is a window of Streptomyces violaceusniger Tu 4113 DNA encoding:
- a CDS encoding glycoside hydrolase family 6 protein, encoding MREKGATKTVMRLAAHAALCAVAMLPLSGCRMFDAPLRRGGLWVNPDSPAARQVRERQDEGKNRDAALIRQIAQQPVAEWLGPAPPRERVRFITESAARTGSTPVLVAYHIPYRDCGRYSAGGARSAHAYRRWIEQITLGIGDRKAIVVLEPDAVAQLVDGCVPARQRTARLAMLRDAVAMFAALPHVRVYVDAGNPGWIKNPYRLVRSLREGGIEQADGFALNVSNFQPTRRTKAYGHRLSAALDGTHFVIDTSRNGNGPLRLRGAARHGIRARDSWCNPPGRALGKRPSTSTGDSLVDAYLWIKRPGESDGTCNGGPPAGHWWTEYALGLARNAPRRH
- a CDS encoding glycosyltransferase family 2 protein; this translates as MSAPTPVRDSPRKATAHAVSAGMPPARTASDSRVPHHRSASVYEYKRYSELAGPLTNVPTDRPYRVRCRSLLAQEPHRIRAALLLCAAPVCSALLLLWLLHPDHWLNRAYAPWWQRAADLAMLVSIALIEGFRLFTVVSNAHATLVARDPVPVVAEPGTRVAFLTSFVPGKEPIAMVRATLEGAVRIRHTGPLDVWLLDEGDDEEVKALCARLGVRHFSRKGIEKWNQPKGTFRARTKHGNYNAWLDAHGDAYEFMACVDTDHVPLPNFLERMLGYFRDPDIAFVVGPQVYGNYDTPVTKAAESQQFLFHALIQRAGNAYGGPMFVGTNNAVRISALRSIGGLYDSITEDMATGFELHRHRNPATRKKWRSVYTPDVLAVGEGPSTWTDFFTQQMRWSRGTYETVLKQFWKGPFTLSPGKLLNYSLMIAYYPMTALNWILSALSCALFLVLGAAGIHIPAEMWMMLYSDAAMLQIGLYVWNRRHNVSPHEPEGSGGLAGMLLSALSAPIYAKSLCDAALRRTSRFVVTPKGDSSSPDRLSTFRIHLLWAGVFGSSLVSSFFLGHAHPVMRTWAVLALALCLAPVAIWSVGLLRRGRKRPARGTVPTARDAASPCAVPKAKNKKSKSKSKNEDKETAPVCAL
- a CDS encoding cytochrome b/b6 domain-containing protein, which codes for MTPPPERMTPPSERTMTASSRAGGRDQDHDQDRSRVRRFSLAERWIHRTTALLLGVCVFSAGCLYLPQLAELVGRRALVVTVHEWSGILTPLPALLGLASRAFRADLTRLNRFGPHDRRWLRAALRRDRRRQERPAGKFNAGQKLYAGYIAGAVMVMAGTGLLMWFTGLAPLVWRTSATFVHDWLALAIGLVLIGHIGKAFADPEARRGMRTGRVERAWAARQHPLWRPDEDAADGHRDAGRDIGDHERHVR